DNA sequence from the Phoenix dactylifera cultivar Barhee BC4 chromosome 13, palm_55x_up_171113_PBpolish2nd_filt_p, whole genome shotgun sequence genome:
aaaaaaatccaaaacagAAACAGGAAAGTTCCAAAAAAAGTTCCCGCCCCATGAGGTCCCCACCCATATCGACAATCCGACACAAAGGGACGGATCAAAGGCCTTACCTTGGTGTCAAGCATGACGGCGCATGGTATACCGGTGTTTTCCATCGCAGCCCGGAGGTTATCTAGGGTTTCCTGGTGGTAGGCGTGGGATCCATGCGAGAAGTTGAAGCGGGCCACGTTCATCCCCGCCCTCAAAAGCTTCTCGATCATCGGCACCGATCTCGACGCCGGGCCCAGCGTGCACACGATCTTCGTCTTCGGCCTCCTCCTCACCTCCGCCATTCCTCCCTTCGAGcaagaagaccgagaaaaaccCAAGAAATAGAGATCGATCCggcagaagaaggagaggaagaggacaaATGCGTCTCTTTTCCTCTCGCTCCCCCTCCTGTTTTCCAGCAGCGGTAGATGGGAAGAAACGCAGCCGCGAGCGACGAAAGAACCGAGGTCGCCTTTTATCGGTGGGGGTTGGGCATATGCTTCTCCGGCGGAGCAGCGTGGGGAATCATTGGATTGGGAACTGGGGCGGTGAAAACCATGGGAGCCGTGGGTTTTGGAGGAAACAGTGGATGATGGGGTGGATTTGGAGAGACGGCATTCGCTTCTGCAGCGCAGCGCGAATTAGCGGAGAGAAAGGGGGGCGAATGGAACATTCCGTGGACCGGACCGGCGGATTTGCAATGCCTCTGTCCTTTTTTGCATGCCTCTGTCCTTTTTTGCATGCCTCTATCCTTTTTGCGTCTAATTATTATAGGACTTGGCATCCTCTCTCATATCAATCACATGCGCTGTGCGCAGAAGAAATACAAGGGAGATGGGGCTATCATGACTTGAATCTTGGATTCATTGGATACCAAATGagctatttaaatttaattgtgagagagagagagagagagagagcgcgagTCGGTTTGGGGCTTAGTTTTGCTTATCATTTTTCAATTGTTCTAAAGAAATATACCTTCTGTGGCACATTGCATGCCCATAGATGCCCGAGATGCATGATACATGCTAACATAGGAAATGGTTTGGCTTGCCAAAAATTGCAAGTACACATGCGAGGTTTGCGGAACCATTCTGAATTGTCCACTTTGGAGTGCTCTGAGTTGTACCGGTGGCGGATCGAGACGGTTCTACCATGGATACCGAAACGATTCGCCGGagtagaagaagagaaaaagagagagagtggagaagggagggagagtgAGAAGAAGCAAGAGAGGCCAGCTGGCGAAGGCCGGAGAGCCTCTGCGTCTCCCCTGCCTCCGTCGGTCGGCCTCGACCGTtctctctttcctcctctttctcctccctcgctctctctctctctctcttttcttccctcATTCTCCCTCTTGTCCGCCATAAAAGTTGTGTCGATACGGACCCTACATGATATGATACGGGTCCATACCAACTCGTTTCACCGGATAACTAGTATGATGTTCGGTACTGATTTTGCAGTTCTTGGTTACACATGGACAACAAAGTGTAGAACTTGCTGCTTTAAATGTTACAAAGTGTAGAACTTTGTTAAAACTGAACTACGCAAAGTACATTGTATCTTTATTGTCCTCATATTAGCTTGATATGTGCATCTCACTATGTATTTAATTATGCATCGTTATTTGTAAAACTTCTGTGTATTATTTGTAAAATATTGATGCAAAGACTAACATGATATGacccatatattttttttgtaaaatttttataaaattttcagtCCTGATGAACCGAAAATAAGGCAGCCTGTGTTAGCCTAGCGCAAATTCCACCAAGCCTAAACCGGAGAATCTCTATGACCCATAGAATTCTCTtcgtttcttttcttccaaggtAACCGGTCCACAGTTTTTAAGAGAGCGCTTGGGGATCGATTGTTTGAAATTTAGTTGTCTTCATTCTTCGGGAATTTCTAGTTTATTTGATCAGATACTCTTTTCGAGGGAGCGGACATACTACAatctaaaaacaaaataaatatcatgGTCAAGTGAGATCAAGCAAAAATTATATGGGGTGTGCCATGAGGCGTGCTTCTCATTTTGCCATATTTTTTCTAGTATCcattttgaagtagaaaaacaaaaatcaaaaactTTTTCTATTAATAAAGTTATCGGCACCAAGattataaaaatagaaaaaaaaatgtgcatagcatctcttttttccttgtttattttcaaaatatattgttTTAATCAGTACACACTACATAGTCAGAGGATACACAGGAAGCAAATTAGTCATTTAGCAAGTCAATAAACACATATAGATAAATCAATACATAGTTTTCAGAATATAATGTTCATCAGTACATAGTACATGATCAAGTGATGCATACTTAGCAAATTAGCCATCTAATAACTTAATACACACATTACAGTAAATCGATACATAGTTTATAGAATCTCATGCTCACTAGTACGCACTACATAACCAGATGATATATATTCGTCAACTTCTTGATACATACTACAAGTTTCTTTGATACTGATTTAAGACACATCTTCAAGTGAATCGATatataattttcaaaatatactTCAAAGCCAAGTAATATAGACTAAGATTAAATCATCTAACGAGCCAATATATACATTTCGGTAAATCAATATACACTTTCTAAACACACGATGTTCATCGGTACTAATACATGGTGCATAGCCTTCTAGTTTTATCTAATATAAGAAATTATATACATTTTATATTTGGTATTTGCACTAATTTTTttcagtaaaataattatttctcAAAATTCAAATCTTTCAAAATTTCTGCCCAAAAAAGCTTCTACCGTATAAAATATGTTGTATTAAATAAATACTGATTTGGATAATGATGACCATATCGAACCACAGTTTGTTCTTGAAATATCAATCAAGGTTTTTAGGCTATGATGACCGAATAGTTTACAAGTTTACCTTATCACAACAGAACAATTACTATACAATAACGGCTAATGAGAATTCAGATTGATCAGCAGTACAAGTGCatgaagataatctaagtaaattaAACTAAGAGTTGCCTTGATATTCTCTATTCTCAATCAGCATTCGTGTTGAAGGATGGCAAAAGAATTGCAACAGCAGCATGTAGTGAGCTCGGAAGCTTTTAAATATTGGAAGGTGGCTTCATGACATCCAATCAGAATGTGGTCTCCATGGGGCCGTCACAAACTTCTCCACAGTTCCAACAGGAAAGGCTTCTCATGAACCTCTTACGCTCAAACGAGGGTGGTGGGAAGCACTTAGGAATGTTTTGTTCACTGCAAATTGTGGAAAAGATCTCATAGCTCGTCGTGAATGGAGGGTCGACTTGCGTTCACATCTTCAAGTTTCTCCTGCAGTTCCTGCCGCAGTTACCAGGATTCCATTATAAGATCCGAGTTACAAGAAAAGAGGCATATCACAATAATTAAAAAGTTCAAGCACGTACCTTTAACTTCTCTTCTAGACATAGGCCTGGAGTTGATAGTATAGCTACATACCTGACATGGGCAACGTTAAACATGAGAAAAGATGATCATGAGAAGAAAGGTTAGAATGATGGAAGATTTGCGTACTCGCATCGGCTTGGTTCATCAACATCCATAAGCTCATCTTTCAGTCCACACCTAAGCCTAACCTGGACAAAATGTGAGCAATCAGAACCGCTACCTTAAGAAATCTCATACAAGGTTGATAAGGAAATTCAAACAGTACCTTTAGAGTTCTATCAGGGCCATTCCAACATCTATCTCCATTGGAAAACAGCATGACTCTGTATGACTCCTCAAATTTATCCCAGTACCTGCATATAATAAAATGAGATAGCATCCAACCAAATCAAGTAGATATATTTTCATCTTGTTAGAATGTGGCACGAACACTACCCTGCCATACCATAATATGACCCAGCAACCACTAGCGACATTATTCCTTAAAACAGATAGAGATTCCCGGAGAGACCCATAGAGAACTAAAGTTATTCAAATACAGGTTAAGCTAGGCTCATGAAGGTCAATTGGTAAAACAACTGTCTTTTGCCCTTTTTACTCTCCCTATCCTTAAATTAGTGTCATTGCTACAATATTCTCTTTTGATGCGATTGAAAGATTCTAAAGTTTTTGCGATAATCAAAGAAGACTTCATTTCAAAGGTTACAAAGGTCCCAAATTAAAATTAACAGAAAAAAATTGGAAATAATGGTCGGTGGACACTACTATGttccttttaatgcttctaCATACACAGATATGAATGATGAAATATCAGAAAACATGCAGGCCCTTGGGCCAGTATGGTGGTGTTATGTAATGAGAAACTTTCTTATAAGAGCCCCTTGTTTTTTGCCAAGGAATATTTTATCAGTGATACAAAAAATTGGGTATAACATATAATGGTCAATGGACATTACCATATCATGCTTTTTAATGCTTCTATGTACACAGATATGAATGGTCAAATATCAGAAAACATGCAGACCCTTGGGCTAGTATGGTGTTGTTTATGTAATGTGGAACTTCCTTATTAGAGCCCCTTGTTTTTTGCCAAGGAAGATGGGTTATCAGtgatacaattttttttaatataaacaaAGCATCTCTAGAACTTACCCCAATTGCGTGGTACTGTGCCCTTCAATCTGAGAGGCTTTCTTAAATGGACAGACCTTATAGACATACCTACCAACAAGAATTTCCAAAAGCCACAAAAATAGGATGAAATAACAAGAACTGTGATAATCATACTATTTTGAGCACACTTAAAAGAATGGTGTGTACAGTATACATACTTGTTCTGCTTGGTCTCAAAGCAACGATCATAGAATGAATAAAATTCTTTATCCTTGCCTAGCAAGAAAATTTCAAACTTCAGAAAACTATTGTTGTTTAACTTAAGTCATAAACATGACCATATTCTCACACAAGCAATTAAAGAAATAAAGTAGAAACAGCGTAATTTACAAACTACTTATCTTGCACTTGCAAATTAATATAAACAATATAAGAACCATCTGGCCTATCACCTTATAGACAACCACATGATGacaaaaaaaaggtttttgTATTTGTGCTATCATCAAATATTACGGATTTATAAGAACAAAGGTGAGTTTTGCATGTGATCTAGCACCCTAATATTAAGTTTCCTACATATTGCATGCAATTTAAAAAGCACAGCCTTCCATCATGCCCTAAACATTAAAAAGAACCAGCGGCTTGCAAGTGTGCTGGCTCTATCCACCACCAACACTTTTGAATTCCTCACCCATTACAAAGCTCGCTAGCCAACCTGCTCCTTGAAAACTAAAAGGGTACCTCTGTTCCTCCGTGTCTTTCAGACATGTCAAATCTATTGCAGTCAAAAATATGATTGCAACCATAGGATGTTTTTGGCATGCACCAATGCACATGGTATGAAAAATCTCTGTAGCCTCACAAAAATTACAATAGCTTTGTCATGAAATTCACAGGCGATGTTAATCATATTACTTTTCGGATCAGCATACCTATTATATATAAAGAGAGTTGCAAGATTGTTTACAGTTTGAAGTTTGTCTCCTCTATCCTTAATGCTgtctcctcttttctttcattcttgTATCATCCTTAAAACTAAAAAAGAACTTTAAATAATAGAACAGTATCCAGCTTAGTACCAAAGTACCTAATCATTgggagaaaaaacaaaaatggtCATACATCAACTGCATGGCTAAAACCCATGGAGTAATTTGGTCACCCCATGGTTTGATCAAAATCAGCCAGCAATTTACTCTCTTTCATCAATTATTATATGCTCAAACAGAAGTTTATTTTGTTAAAATGAAAAGGTTGCACTTCTGTTCAATAATCAACTTTACCTGAGCGCACTCAGTTTCTTTATAACTGCATGGTATTAGGCTGTGATATGATCCTGTATTTGTTGtacatgtgcattttatctatcTCTTGTTGGCTGTTCTGGTATGAGCAGAAGGTTGTTTATGTCATAGCTTGGACAAAGATCTACATTATACATGTCTTACATGTCTTGTAAGGACATGCTATAGTTGGGGGCCacaattttacatcttcaaGATTAAACTTCCGGGCATCCTTGAAGGAAACTAATAATTTCAGAAGTTACCGACCACCATAAAATCAAACAAAGCAATGTCATATGAAGTGATCTTGGTGTGGAATTTTATAATGGTGGAGGACAGTGAACTGGATGAGTCTGTCAAAAATTTGATCATTTCATGTATCTCTAGTTCCCTGCGTCATAACCTTGGATAAAGCCACAGCTCCATATAAACAACATCACAACAACAAAAGGCAAAAGCCCTCCTCAAGACTGTACCAAGATTGATTATGTTGAAGAGAACATTGTGAAGGAATGAATCTATGAGCTTATGTTGAAAACATGCATGATACGCATAGGAGAGTGTAGGCAAGACATTTAAAAAGTATAAAGTGATAAAAAAATCAGAACAAAATCTTGAAGAAACACAAATACTGCATGATAATTATCAAAACCTTCTTCCCCCCCTTTAGATGGTAATGCAGGATAGTATAAATATGACAGAAGCATTCTATAACCTTATTATCTTCTGACTTCACAAACAGGTGCACAAGGATGCACACATGAGAACAGATGTTCATTACCAAATCAAATTCTCATTATAATATACTTACCAAAATCATGTTTCAACTTTTCACTTAGACTGGATATTCTTGATTGTATTTTAGACAACTTCGAGCTTGAGTCCTCATATTTTTTTCTGACAGTATCAGCTTCTGCATAAATTACAACATAAGACTGCATGATTCTCATTCTTTGTCACTGATATGATTttgcaaagaaaaagaatacctGATATGTTTACTGGACTTTTGAAAAAGTTGATAGCTTGAAAAACATTACTGAAAGTCTGTTGAATCTTGTCCAGCCATGATGAGCTACCAGAGGAAGTTAAATCTAAAAAAATGAACAACAATTAGCGCACACATAATCAACCCCGGACATGTTTTCTAAGCACCGTAAGTATTGAGTTTATTCAATGTGATGGAAAACTTTTGTTGCCCTCACAGGAAACTACAAACAAAAACCTGAATAGTCAGTTTTGTCATTTTCATCAGAGCTGTCGGTTCCAGCAGGCTCTTCGTGATCTCCAAATTCCATATCTGGGTCATCTtcaaaatcatcatcatcaaagttaTGATCTTCATCACTATATGAGTTATAACCACCATGATTTTCTTCTGGAATATCTTCATCATGTTCATGTCCTTGCTCTTTTGCAGTGTCAACTCCATCCTCTTCCTCTGCAGCATTTTCCCCTGTCCAGCGAGAAGCTACATGACGGCCCAACTCTTCTCTCGACAATCCTTCGGTACTGTCAAGAACTTGCCCCTGCTAGACTAGAACATAGATGATTAATGCCAAAATACCAATCCATGAAAATTGACATGAATACTCTAACTAGAATTTATAAACCAGAATTCTTCTGTGTGATGTAATGAGTCAACAAAAGGTAAATAAATACAAAAATCTGAAGCAGCAATAGCACACACTTTACTAAACTGgttttcatattgttttataagGTTACAAAGAAAATAATGCGATTATTCTAGCAAGAGAAGAACCAGAATCCTTTCAACTTCATTTGTTTCTTCATTGATCTTGTTGCTAGATATCAGGTAAACTAATACTGGttataaatattatttcaaACAATGGTTCTTTCATATGTgagttaattatttttttataataataaaaaaagatagtAGAAGATTATAGATGCAACATCATGTAAATAATACAATATAAGTTTCTTGATAGCCTGAGTTTCCTATTAAATCCAACATTGTGTTATCATTGCTTATGatgtcatattttaatcaaatatggccCTTCCTTGACTTATAGACCAAGCTTTTTTTCAAGTACAAAACTGAAAGTTGCAAATAACCACAGAAATTTAAAACTTTTCCAGATTTCATTATCCCATTTCACAAGTTACCCTAGAAACTCTACGATTATTTCTACAATTGCTTTTTGAGCATATGATATACGCCAAATAAAACATGCACTGCATGATGAGCCCATGTACTCAAAGGTTAAATTGTGAGGATGTATACCTAAATATTTTTgcattataaatacaaaatgtCATGAAGTAATAACATGGCATTTGACTTAGAGTAAATATTATTCGGGATGCACACTGGGCGAGGCCAGCCCATGGCCCACTCGACCCAGCCCACATTAGGATAAGACTGGGTCAACATTTCTATGGTTGGGCCAAAGCCTAGGTTACAAATTTTGATACTGATTTAATAACAAGCTTAGCTTGGGCCAATGATTTATGATAT
Encoded proteins:
- the LOC113460921 gene encoding glucosidase 2 subunit beta-like isoform X4, encoding MEPTNPVMLCYPAGTSACSQGKFYCRNAGHIPLTVFSSRVNDGICDCCDGSDEYNGIVNCPNTCWEAGKVAREKLQKKIAMFQNGITIRKQEVEEAKQAFAKDEAELLKLKSEEKILKEIVQKLKEQKERIEKAEEEERKKKEEEIRLKEAERKANEAKKAFEESSHDSSDQAPEKLSELPNQDAMEDHHDSAIEEKSDYTAETEISDSQAVGKVANDHDDTIAKSGDETDDTIAKSGDETYDTNEESSFSHVEKQHLVGDQDSTMLKADTDDYTRSKEAPSSHVLEQQGQVLDSTEGLSREELGRHVASRWTGENAAEEEDGVDTAKEQGHEHDEDIPEENHGGYNSYSDEDHNFDDDDFEDDPDMEFGDHEEPAGTDSSDENDKTDYSDLTSSGSSSWLDKIQQTFSNVFQAINFFKSPVNISEADTVRKKYEDSSSKLSKIQSRISSLSEKLKHDFGKDKEFYSFYDRCFETKQNKYVYKVCPFKKASQIEGHSTTQLGYWDKFEESYRVMLFSNGDRCWNGPDRTLKVRLRCGLKDELMDVDEPSRCEYVAILSTPGLCLEEKLKELQEKLEDVNASRPSIHDEL